The Thermanaerovibrio acidaminovorans DSM 6589 genome contains a region encoding:
- the proC gene encoding pyrroline-5-carboxylate reductase: MDRRRLKVAILGAGTIGGAVAMALSPHFDVCATRRRGSIAPGLIEAGVEEAPSNREAAGWADLVILSVKPKQVMPVLEEISSVEGPRLLISLAAAMPTWILERICHIPVIRAMTNTACRIRRGYTVYANGRGVSQAEEDLARDVFRSMGSFDRVDEQHLDVLTAMAGSGPAYIYTVLEAMILGALKVGLPRDIALKAAAHTAIGASCLLLDSGDHPAELRDQVITPGGVTIEGLYELEEGRVRTAFMRAVFAASAKAVELAETVRGQAEVRDSVENPRGVN, translated from the coding sequence ATGGACAGGAGAAGGTTGAAGGTGGCCATACTTGGGGCGGGCACCATAGGCGGGGCGGTGGCCATGGCCTTGTCCCCCCACTTTGACGTCTGCGCCACCCGGAGGAGGGGCTCCATAGCCCCCGGGCTGATCGAGGCGGGTGTGGAGGAGGCCCCCTCCAATCGGGAGGCGGCCGGGTGGGCGGACCTGGTGATCCTGTCGGTGAAGCCCAAGCAGGTGATGCCGGTGCTGGAGGAGATATCTTCCGTGGAGGGACCCAGGCTTCTGATCTCCCTGGCGGCCGCCATGCCCACCTGGATACTCGAGAGGATATGTCACATTCCGGTGATAAGGGCCATGACCAACACCGCCTGTCGGATAAGGCGGGGCTACACGGTCTACGCCAACGGCAGGGGGGTCTCCCAGGCGGAGGAGGACCTGGCCCGGGACGTGTTCAGGTCCATGGGGAGCTTCGACCGGGTGGACGAGCAGCACCTGGACGTCCTGACCGCTATGGCGGGGAGCGGTCCCGCCTACATATACACCGTGCTGGAGGCCATGATCCTGGGGGCCCTGAAGGTGGGGCTCCCCAGGGACATAGCCCTCAAGGCGGCGGCTCACACCGCCATAGGGGCCTCCTGCCTCCTTCTGGACTCGGGGGACCACCCGGCGGAACTGCGGGACCAGGTGATAACCCCCGGCGGGGTCACCATAGAGGGCCTCTACGAGCTGGAGGAGGGCCGGGTCAGGACCGCCTTCATGCGGGCGGTCTTTGCCGCCTCCGCCAAGGCGGTGGAGCTGGCGGAGACGGTTAGAGGGCAGGCGGAGGTCCGGGACTCGGTTGAAAACCCCAGGGGAGTCAATTAA
- a CDS encoding PLP-dependent cysteine synthase family protein, with protein sequence MREGILAHVGNTPLVLLRNSSTNPKVKIWAKLEMLNPSGSLKDRVALSMVEGAEARGELKPGMTLVEATSGNTGIALGMVAAVKGYKLKIFMSEAKTIERRKILKYWGADLVLTTKDDPDSHILSAMAYAKEHPDCFYVNQNENRDNVEAHRRGTGIEIIEQLHQHGEKVDAFVAGFGTGGCLMGVAKAFVDKGVSAKVYGVEPMPNTGGIDGLKHRSEAYQPLIADRSLLAGIIDVSRDDAIAGARSISAKEGIMAGMSSGATLHAAQELAKTMESGNIVVIFGDRGERYFSTPIFDYQG encoded by the coding sequence GTGAGAGAAGGCATACTGGCCCACGTGGGCAACACCCCGCTGGTCTTGTTGAGGAACTCGTCCACCAACCCGAAGGTCAAGATATGGGCCAAGCTGGAGATGTTGAATCCCAGCGGCTCACTGAAGGACCGGGTGGCCCTGTCCATGGTGGAGGGGGCCGAGGCCAGGGGGGAGCTCAAGCCCGGGATGACCCTGGTGGAGGCCACCAGCGGCAACACCGGCATAGCCCTCGGGATGGTGGCGGCGGTGAAGGGATACAAGCTCAAGATCTTCATGTCCGAGGCCAAGACCATCGAGCGGAGGAAGATCCTCAAGTACTGGGGGGCGGACCTGGTGCTGACCACCAAGGACGACCCGGACAGCCACATCCTGTCCGCCATGGCCTACGCCAAGGAGCATCCGGACTGCTTCTACGTTAACCAGAACGAGAACCGGGACAACGTGGAGGCCCATCGGAGGGGCACCGGGATAGAGATCATAGAGCAGCTCCACCAGCATGGGGAGAAGGTGGACGCCTTCGTGGCGGGCTTCGGCACCGGCGGCTGCCTCATGGGGGTGGCCAAGGCCTTCGTGGACAAGGGGGTATCCGCCAAGGTGTACGGGGTGGAACCCATGCCCAACACAGGGGGCATCGACGGGCTCAAGCACCGTTCCGAGGCCTACCAGCCCCTCATCGCGGACAGGAGCCTGCTGGCGGGGATCATCGACGTGAGCCGGGACGACGCCATCGCCGGCGCCAGGTCCATATCCGCCAAGGAGGGCATCATGGCGGGCATGTCCTCCGGGGCAACCCTCCACGCCGCCCAGGAGCTGGCCAAGACCATGGAGTCGGGCAACATCGTGGTCATCTTCGGCGATCGGGGGGAGAGGTACTTCAGCACCCCCATCTTCGACTACCAGGGATGA